ACCAGCAAGGTAACCTGGTAGCTTCGGCAACCCAGGAAGGTTTAATGCGAATGACAAACAGGGGAAAATAGCGTGAGAACTGTAATGAAGTTATTTAAGCCGATTTTACTATTAGCGTTAGTATTAGGGTTAACTGCTTGCGTCACGGTGAAGCCGGAAGAGCCTGTGGTGGTGAATGGTTTTGCTGGGTATTTGGAAGATGTCACCTTGCCACAGGGGAGCACCATTAATATAGCGGTAATCGACTTCGACACTCCGGGCGCGATTATTGCGCAAAAGAATTTTGATATTGTGCGGGCGCCAGTGCCGTTTAAGTTTATCTTTAAGAAAGAGATGATTGACTCAAGCGTCAATTATGGCGTGGTGGCGATGATCAGTTATAACGGCCGCGTACTGTTTCAAACCTACGACAAATTTGAAGTCATCAACAACGGTAAGCTCACCACTGAAGTATTGATGAAACCTGTAAAGTAACGCCTTACAGTCACTTCGAGCTAGTTCACACATTCATCGTTTAGCCATTGATTATATTTGCTGGCGAACGATAATGTGTGCCCCTTGTTTTAATCTGTTAGGTCATCCCCTTGGCTGGCGCAACCACACCTTCGCAATCAATTAATCCTAAACGTCTCACTTGGGCACTCTGTTTAGCCTCTGTCGTTATTTATATCAACCTTTATACCTTGCAAGGCATGTTGCCTTTGATCGCCGAGCATTTTGATGTAACAGGCGCCAATGCCACACTTATTCTTTCGGTGACCAGCTTTAGTTTGGCATTTTCTCTGCTGATGTATGCGGTGTTATCTGACAGAGTAGGGCGGCTATTACCTATGGTTGTTAGCTTGTGGGCTTTGGTGCTGTCAAACTTGTTATTGATCTGCGCCAATGAGTTTGAAACCTTGATGCTAGTGCGACTGGTTCAAGGTGTGCTTTTAGCGGCCGTGCCTGCGATCGCGATGGCTTATTTTAAAGAGCAATTGCCAGCTGAGTTTATGCTAAAAGCCGCTGCAGTTTACATTATGGCTAATAGCTTTGGCGGTATTTCTGGGCGGATTTTTGGTGGCTTGATGGCGCAGCACCTAGATTGGCAGCAGTCAATGATACTGATGTTCACTGTTACCTTGATTGGCGTGGCTGTCGTGACGTATCTATTGCCGCGATGTGAGGTTAAACCAGAAAAGCAGCAATTGCCCATTATTGAAAAAATGCGCTACGACTTAAAAGGCTTTGTATTGCATTTGTCTGACTCACAAATGCGCTTGGTGTACCTGATTGGTGGCCTCGCATTTATGATGATGGTTAATCAATTTAGCTTTATTCAGCTGCATTTGATGGAGTCGCCATATTCCCTTAGCCGTTTCGCCGCAACCTTGATTTTTCTGTGCTATTTAAGTGGTTCAGTTTCGTCTTATTCGTCGGCGCGACTGATCATGAAGTACGGTACTACCAAGCTGTTTAAGCTTGCATTAGCCTTGATGCTCATCGGTAGTTTAATTACGCTGCATGACACCTTGCTGTGGATTGTGGTTGGCTTTTTAGTGACCGCCAGTGGTTTCTTTTTAGCTCACAGTTGTTGCAATAGCTTTGTTGCTGTAAGGGCAACGGCTCATCGAGCTAAAGCGACATCATTATATTTATGTAGCTATTACTTAGGTGCGGCGCTCGGCGGTCCATATTTAATGGTTTTTTGGCAACAAAATAAATGGGATGGGGTAGTGCTAGGTTCAATGGTGCTGATAGCTTTGATGCTGGTGGCCATTGCGCGAATAACTTATTTAGAGCGTCTAGTTAAAGCTCAGTCTAGCTAAATTTCACTATTGGCTAAATACATCGAAAATATGGGCGAGTGCCCTGATAAAAAAGAGATAATTAAGCGCTTATGTAAAGCCAGGCCTATGCAGTTAGGCTTGGCTTTTTTGTTTTTGCAGCGAGGTATTAAGTTGGAGATGATAGCTCGGGGTTGCTGGCTTAGCCGAACTCCTAATTAAAATCTTTATCAAATCCTATTGTAAGAATGCGGCTATGAGTCAAGCAAGCGCTTAGTAAGGTGAGAGGTACAACTGGAGCAAGGATTTAAGCGTAAGAGAAGTAAAGCGATAGATATAAATGTACTAAGACATTTATTAGATTCTATAACGAGATAAGGGAAATATGGTGGTCGCTACTGGGCTCGAACCAGTGACCCCCTCCTTGTAAGGGAGGTGCTCTCCCAGCTGAGCTAAGCGACCTGGGATACTTATCTATCAAAGGGTGATAGTAAGATTTTTTAAATTCATCGCTGCAACATACCAAGAAGATATGGTGGTCGCTACTGGGCTCGAACCAGTGACCCCCTCCTTGTAAGGGAGGTGCTCTCCCAGCTGAGCTAAGCGACCTGGGATAAATTCGACTAAAAAGTTTAGTCCACTGATAGTTAATATGGTGGTCGCTACTGGGCTCGAACCAGTGACCCCCTCCTTGTAAGGGAGGTGCTCTCCCAGCTGAGCTAAGCGACCTGGGATATTAATCTATCAAAAAGGTTTTAATGCCATCTTTTATCAAAGAATGGTGGTCGATACTGGGCTCGAACCAGTGACCCCCTCCTTGTAAGGGAGGTGCTCTCCCAGCTGAGCTAATCGACCTGGGACCTTTTTATAGTGCAGAACATGGTGGTCGCTACTGGGCTCGAACCAGTGACCCCCTCCTTGTAAGGGAGGTGCTCTCCCAGCTGAGCTAAGCGACCTGGGATATCCTGCAAATCATTTCATCAGTGAAATGATGGTGGTCGCTACTGGGCTCGAACCAGTGACCCCCTCCTTGTAAGGGAGGTGCTCTCCCAGCTGAGCTAAGCGACCTGGGATACAACAACGATACTATATTACTCATCTCGTAAGATGAAATAATTACCATGAAAAATCATGGTGGTCGATACTGGGCTCGAACCAGTGACCCCCTCCTTGTAAGGGAGGTGCTCTCCCAGCTGAGCTAATCGACCTCGCTGTGTGGGACGGTATTATAGGGATGAAGCAAAAGCTGTCAACGACTTTTCTAAAAAAAGCGTGTAGTCGAATTAAAAATGCGCAGCTTGCTGCATCCTTGGGCATTGCTGTTGGTAAAATGCGCAAACATGGTCACAACAACATCTTGAGTTGATGGCGAACACCTTAATGGCGGTTGCTATTCGCTCGTTCTAGCCTAGTTCTGTCTCGAAATAGAGTGTAATAGAGGTAGTTGAAATCTATTCAGCTGCCGCTTTGCTTACTCATTTTACGTTTGGCTGTAAATTTGGCCTGTAATTATAGAAAGTCACCATTACTCTCATCAACTACGTTGGTGATGTTCAAGTTAAATGCTTAGAGAGTGGAAAGGGGATATTCGAGCGATGTAAAGCGTGAACGCGGACAGTGGATATGGCGCGCGCTAGCATCAACTAACAATTGATAGTGAAAATTAATTTACTGAGTCAAGTTTTGCCTGGCTTGAGCACGCAGTTTGTACTTTTACGTTTTCCATCACCTTTATAGGCTGCTAGAATAGCGGCTACTTTTTTACACATATCAACTTGTTTATCACTATTGATGACAATAGTCATGATAAACAGGCTATCTACTAGGGTCAGTTTTCAATTATGACAACCAAGACGCGTTTCGCTCCTAGCCCAACCGGCTTTTTACACGTAGGTGGTGCACGTACTGCACTTTATTCATGGCTATATGCAAAAGCAAACCAAGGTGAGTTTGTTTTACGTGTAGAAGATACCGACATTGAGCGTTCAACTCCTGAAGCTGTTGCTGCAATTCTTGAGGGGATGGAGTGGTTAGGCCTTAATTGGGATGAAGGTCCATACTACCAAACTAAACGTTTTGATCGTTACAACGAGATCATCGCGCAAATGCTAGAAGAGGGCACGGCATATAAGTGTTACTGTTCTCGAGAGCGTATTGAAGCTATGCGTGAAGAGCAAGCTGCTAATGGTGAAGCGCAAAAGTATGACGGTCACTGTCGCGATCTCGAACCTCGCGATACTGACGAGCCTTATGTTATCCGTTTTAAAAACCCAACCGAAGGTAGCGTAGTATTTGATGACCATGTACGTGGTCGTATTGAATTTGCTAACGACACCTTAGATGACTTAATCATTGCTCGTAGTGACGGTACGCCTACTTATAACTTCTGTGTTGTTGTTGATGATTGGGATATGGGCATTACTTGTGTTGTTCGTGGTGAAGACCACATCAACAACACCCCGCGCCAAATTAACATTCTTAAAGCACTAGGTGCGCCAGTACCTGAGTATGCCCATGTATCTATGATTTTAGGTGACGATGGTGCCAAGCTTTCTAAGCGTCATGGCGCTGTTGGTGTAATGCAATACCGTGATGACGGTTATCTGCCAGAAGCGCTACTAAACTATTTAGTACGTTTAGGTTGGTCGCATGGCGATCAGGAAGTCTTCTCTGTTGAAGAAATGACTAACTTATTTAAGCTTGAAGATATTAATAAGGCAGCATCAGCTTTTAATACTGAAAAGTTAAACTGGTTAAATCAGCACTATATTAAAGAGTCTGACCCAGCTCATGTTGCTAAGTACCTAGAATGGCACATGCAAGATCAAAACATCGATACAGCAAATGGTCCTGCATTAACTGAGATTGTGACCGCACTTTCAGAGCGTGCGAAAACACTAAAAGAGTTAGCCGCTTCTAGCCGTTACTTCTATGAAGACTTTGCTGAGTTCGATGCAACTGCCGCTAAGAAGCATTTACGTGGTGTCGCACTTGAGCCGCTACAAGTGATGCAGAAGAAATTAGCTGAGTTACCAGAGTGGACTGTTGAAGCTATTCATCAGGCGATTCAAGATACTGCTGCTGAATTAGAAGTGGGTATGGGTAAAGTGGGTATGCCGCTACGTGTCGCTGTAACAGGCGCAGGTATGTCTCCAGCGGTAGATTTGACCATATTCTTGGTTGGAAAGGCCCGTTCTGAACAAAGAATCTCCAAAGCGATTGAATTTGTAGCAGACAGAATAAATTCTTAAAAAACGTATTGACAGTTTTGGGTAGGCTGCATAGAATGCGCCTCGCAGTTGAGACACATCGTGAGAAACATCTCGCAGCGTATCCAAACTGATTTAGTAAATGTGGGGCCTTAGCTCAGCTGGGAGAGCGCAACACTGGCAGTGTTGAGGTCAGCGGTTCGATCCCGCTAGGCTCCACCACTAAATCCTCTCCGAGGTAGCGTCAAATCTTAGCCTACAGGATTTTTCGAGTATTCACTCTCTGTGGAGTATAAGCACAGAACGGTATGTCCCATTCGTCTAGAGGCCTAGGACACCGCCCT
This DNA window, taken from Shewanella maritima, encodes the following:
- a CDS encoding YbaY family lipoprotein, translated to MKLFKPILLLALVLGLTACVTVKPEEPVVVNGFAGYLEDVTLPQGSTINIAVIDFDTPGAIIAQKNFDIVRAPVPFKFIFKKEMIDSSVNYGVVAMISYNGRVLFQTYDKFEVINNGKLTTEVLMKPVK
- a CDS encoding MFS transporter; the protein is MAGATTPSQSINPKRLTWALCLASVVIYINLYTLQGMLPLIAEHFDVTGANATLILSVTSFSLAFSLLMYAVLSDRVGRLLPMVVSLWALVLSNLLLICANEFETLMLVRLVQGVLLAAVPAIAMAYFKEQLPAEFMLKAAAVYIMANSFGGISGRIFGGLMAQHLDWQQSMILMFTVTLIGVAVVTYLLPRCEVKPEKQQLPIIEKMRYDLKGFVLHLSDSQMRLVYLIGGLAFMMMVNQFSFIQLHLMESPYSLSRFAATLIFLCYLSGSVSSYSSARLIMKYGTTKLFKLALALMLIGSLITLHDTLLWIVVGFLVTASGFFLAHSCCNSFVAVRATAHRAKATSLYLCSYYLGAALGGPYLMVFWQQNKWDGVVLGSMVLIALMLVAIARITYLERLVKAQSS
- the gltX gene encoding glutamate--tRNA ligase, encoding MTTKTRFAPSPTGFLHVGGARTALYSWLYAKANQGEFVLRVEDTDIERSTPEAVAAILEGMEWLGLNWDEGPYYQTKRFDRYNEIIAQMLEEGTAYKCYCSRERIEAMREEQAANGEAQKYDGHCRDLEPRDTDEPYVIRFKNPTEGSVVFDDHVRGRIEFANDTLDDLIIARSDGTPTYNFCVVVDDWDMGITCVVRGEDHINNTPRQINILKALGAPVPEYAHVSMILGDDGAKLSKRHGAVGVMQYRDDGYLPEALLNYLVRLGWSHGDQEVFSVEEMTNLFKLEDINKAASAFNTEKLNWLNQHYIKESDPAHVAKYLEWHMQDQNIDTANGPALTEIVTALSERAKTLKELAASSRYFYEDFAEFDATAAKKHLRGVALEPLQVMQKKLAELPEWTVEAIHQAIQDTAAELEVGMGKVGMPLRVAVTGAGMSPAVDLTIFLVGKARSEQRISKAIEFVADRINS